The following DNA comes from Silurus meridionalis isolate SWU-2019-XX chromosome 14, ASM1480568v1, whole genome shotgun sequence.
gtgttcattcatccacaagcaTGCTAATAAAttaggtactaatgtaggtgaggaggcctggggtgcagtcagtgttcaaatgTTGCAGGAATATGTAgcaggaagatcttccactctaacccatgtcttcatggagctggctttgtgtgccAAGGCAGCAATACCAATCAAAAGCAATACCAAATCGCGAAATGCCAttgtaatgaaatgtttttgcttttcatGGTGTTGTACTACAATTTTATTTCATAAGCAGTGTCCAAAACAGTGTTGCTTATCTGCAATGTCTCTCATCAACAGGGTGAAGGTGTCCAGTGTTCCTTGTGAGTatgcagggaaaaaaagacGCAGAGAGGAAGAGGGTTCTTTGCAAGCACCAACGAAGAAGACCAGGGAAGAAGCGGGTGAGGCGAACGGCGTCACCCCACCAGCaggtgtgaaaaagaaaaagcaaaaagagaagaaaaagaaaccagACGAGTCTGTAGAAGCCTATAAATCAGAGCTTCCATCTGCAAAATCCCAGACAGACAAGAACAACAAGAAAGCTTCAGCGACTTCTGTGCTCACTAATGGGAATGCGATTTCATCAGACAGCAGCGAGGAGGTTACTCAGAAACCTTCTCAATCCAAATTCAAACACGCGGCATCCAAGCGGCCTGCGTCGAGAAAATCCTCTTCCTCCAAGTCATCCTCCTCGGAAGAAGAAAACGTTCGTGGTCAAAAATCTCCCAAACCAAGTACAAGCTTAAAAACCCGTCCAGGCACTAAGACAACCAAAGAGCAGACGTCTTCTATAACACCAAAATCCACAGCGAATAAAACGCAACCTTCTTCAGATTCGTCCTCGTCAGAAGAAGAAGCTTCGGGAGCAGCGGTGAAGAAAGCAAACGCCCCtccaaaatcatcatcatctggcAAACAAAAATCCTGTACTGTCACCTCGAAAGCGCAACCTCAAACTGTGACCACTTCATCGTCttcagaagatgatgatgatgatgattccaGGAAAACGAGCCTCTCAGGGAAAACGTCTTCAGTTCAAAACGGCGGTAAAACGGTGGCTTTACCGCAAACACGACCATCTCCATCCGTTCGCCACAGAAACGAGGGCACAATTCCTACGTCTGAAAAACCTTCCGGGAAGTCGAAAATTTCCAAAACGCAAACGTCTTCGGACTCCTCGTCATCGTCGTCTGAAGACGAGGCCAACAAATCGAACCCTCTTGCCACACCCAAACCTGTAGTAAAGAACGGAGCAACTCAGCCACCATCCACTCCGGTAGGAACCACGCTTCCGGACAACAAGGACAAAGCGGAGAACTCGGACAGCAGCAGTGACACAGAGCTGGTGATAAAGAAACCGAACCCTCAGCTCATGATTGGGTTGACTCCTCGAGGGAGGGGCCGGGGATTTCCAGACAGGCTCAAAGGTCGAGGAGGGGTCCGGGGTGGGTTTGGCCGGGCGAGAGGGACACCTTGGAAGCAGAACTTTCATTATAACTATGACAACGGAGATCAGAGGAAGCAGAAAGAGTTTCAGACTAATAGAAGCTTGGTCCTGCAGGTGAGTGAGAGATGAGAACCGTCTTCCTTCTGCTGAACATCTGAGAACATGGACAAAGACTTATTTTAGTGTGATAATGTTGCAGGTAGTAAATCAGCAGTAGGAAGTCAGAATGTGAATGtagtctttttatttgtttagtgatTATTAGGATTATAACTTTACACATCTAAACACACCATGCAAACAATTTCTACCACTGCAAGACTTCACTGTAGACTTCAAAGTCCACAATCCAACATTTTAacctctttctttatttaccaAAACCTTATTATGGCTGCCTTtctttctgtccatctgtcttctttctgactgtctgtctctgtctttctgtttttttctgtctgtctacatttctttttgtctgcctttctgttcaactgtttgcttttatttctgacTGTCTGTCCTTCTTTTTGCCTgtctttctgcctttttttacTGTCTCTCCTTTATTATGcttgtctatctttctttctgtctgtctctgtctctcattttgtgtctgtatttaattatttatttgtctgtttttgtttagtctgtcttcctgtctgtctgtttttctgttcatCTGTCTGCTTTTATTTCTGACTGTCTGCCTTTATTACTGTCTCCTttaatttgctgtctgtctgtctctctgtcttttgtttgtttatctttaGTTTTTTGTCTTACTTTTTGTCTCTGTccttccttctgtctgtctttctttcactctctttctttctttctgtctatctctctcttgtttagtctgtttgtctgtttttgttttgtctgtctgctattctttctgtctatctgtctgtctcatttggtctgtatgtctgtctatttgtctgtctgtctgcctttcatcttgtatgtctatttttttctgttttgttttattttattttttaatctgtctGTATTTGGCAGAATCCTCCAGAGCCGGCTCCCCAGCGAGATTACAGTGCTCTTCCTCTCCTCGCTGCTCCTCCTGCAGTGGGACAGAAGATTGTTTTTAAGGTAAGTGTGTCGTGTTACTGCTGGATGTTTGCATTGTTAATGTAGATGGTGGGCACTTTTTCATTAAATGAATTTTAACGATGTGACattttattctaaaattataGTCATActgatatattaatattattatagctATATTCATACTGATATTATTCCATTGTCagtcaatgtgtgtgtctgagactTCAGTATGTAAAGCTATTTTTAGAGaagtatgtattatttattacactgttACAGTATGTTGAGCTGctccatttttttccctctacagCTTTTAGAGCTCAACGAGAACTACTCACCTGAAGTGTCTGATTATAAAGTAGGTTTTAGTCACATCcaagatggtgttttattttaaaccacaCAAAAATTTCTATTAGAAATACATACAACAACTGTACACCTGAAAATACCTCCTGTTAAATCCCATCGTATTCAGCTCTTGTATCTTTCTTTACAGGAAGCAAAGATCATTGGATTTAATCACAGCACCAATATGGTGGAACTGGAGCTTCTGACACGTAGTCACGGTAAATCATTACAGCTACAATGAAATTCATTGATCTACGTTCacacttttccttcttcttctttcggctgctcccatcagggatcgccacagcggatcatcatctccatcatctgcctctttaaccacacctacctgcatgtcttccctcccCACATCTGTAAACCCTCCTCCTTGGCcacctgtctatctatctgtctgtctgtctgtctgtctatacacactgtaaacaGTATAGAAACCTAGtgcttttctattttatttatttatttgtttatttttgtttgtttcgcaTGTTCCTTTAGTTTCAATGTAACAACCTAGGTCATGTAATGTTATGAAGGTTTACTTTTACTAACTAGTGTCCAGATGTTTAATCCTCTTAATTCTCaatgaaaaatcctcccttagcattaataacagctttacagacTCTTAGCAGCCAAACAGTTAGCTGAAATATTCACCATGCTTCTTGTAAATCTGGCTgaaggtgttcttcactagttggaggtTTCTTTCTGACaatgtgatccagttcatctcagagcagttcaaaaggatttaggtgcaggtgctgggcaggccattccatgatggggaacactccagctgactatATGCTCTCTCTATAATGAttacagagcttggatgtaATTCTTTAGCTCATTGCCTTGTTGAACAGTGAAGTCTGTTtcaattagctgcagtccagatggaatggtagccatgttggttcagttttccCAAGCTATTAAACTTCCATcttccatgtttgactgtaggtgtgaggcagtctgatcacatcttctctcctgatCCCTGatccttctctttctcacgCTCTTCTGTTGTCACATTTAAACTCGTCTTCACCGTTTGTGTGCTGTCGCTATTTATCGCAACTATTTAACCCTGTAATGTAATGTGCATTGTGTCTAACATGATTTTTCTCGTAGTTCGAACTGAACCCGGGAAGTTTGATCTGGTGTATGAAAATCCAGACGGATCTGAAAGAGTGGAGTACGCCATCACTATGGGTTctcaggtaacacacactcatgtcCTCTCCAAACCACAGACttcctatatattttttttcctaagaATTGAGAAGGTATCCTTTAGAACAAAAGTAATCGGACACCTGATATTTACAGCCTTGAATTTTCCCCCTGTTACCaccaagttggaggcacatagttgtataggatgtctttggaaaaacctgttccatcttGACAATACCTCTGTGCATGAAGCCGGCTCCATGagcatatgctttacatggtcggagagtggaagatctcctgctttagagttctgacctcaaccctattgatcaCGTTAATGAATTGCTGGGGTGgacgaatgagcacaaatctccacaagcacactttttaaaatcgcATGGAAGATCTtcctcagaagagtggaggttattataacagaaaatgggaagtaaatgtggaatgggatgtttaaagccaaatacaaattgtatggtcaggtgtccatcaATTTTTGCCTATATatttcttagattttttttttaaagtaggtGAAGTCATATGATGCGGATTAGAACCCCAGGACTTAACAATCTACAGAAATAGAAATATCCTGATTCTGTAATGTTTATGAGGCAGCCATACTGAATTTGCTTAAGCTGCGTTTTCTTGTAAAGATCTCCCAAACATAAGTACTTCTGGTATAATCAGGACGTTATGTACTGTACACATAACGCTCTGACAAACTTTTCAAATTCTCACCAGCATGACTAGCAGGAAGCGCAATCGAAGGTGTAGCAGGCGCCTTTTTTTTGCGGATCAACCtgctgtgtgaatgtgtgataACGGTTCTAtctttgatgtgtgtgtttaattatttttatattattttttttgtagctgACAGAGCGTTGGGAGTCGCTGCTGGAGCCCAGGCTTATTGTGCAGAACACAGAGTAAAGATTAAATGAACATAATTTCATCCAGATTTTGGTCATCAAGCATCACTTTTGTATTGCAATGTCTTTTTAAGAGAATGTGAATCTtaatggaataaatgttttgttttttatatatatatatatatatatatattcaatgtttatgtaatttgttttttttataagtgtgatgttttttatttttgcaaaaatgtATGTACAGACAGAAGGTTAAATACTAAGTACTGTACAGTTCTGGTTTGCACTAAAATATAAGTATATAGGGTATAATTCGTCTGGCATTCatccatttaaatatatataatttttattatttttttaacagaaaatgtatatatagtgtatgctGTAGATGACATCCAAACACAAGAAAGCTCCTGTGAAACCCTTAAAAAAAGTGATAACTGGACTCATTGTCTGTAGGCAGCAGTGCCTAAATTAATGTAGATACAggtaaaataaatttgtttaatGTATACATATGAATAGGAAAATGTGATCTTGGTGAATTTGATTGGATTGAGTATTTCTGTACTTGCTTACGCCCTGGAAATTTATTTAGAGTGGTgtgataaacaaaaaacattcaggGAGTAGCAGTATTAAAGATGGAAACACCATGAGAGTTCATTGAAGCGAATGGGAATTTCCAGACTGGTTTGTACTGGCAGGAAAGGAATTTCAGAATGAACTGAGGAACAGTTATCTGAGGCTTTAAAGGGCACAATCAAAccaaaaatgcatttttggCAAATAAAGACCAAGTAACCCTTTTTTGGGTGGTGTTTTACCAAAACCGATGACTGATAGATACGGTCTCTAGTGTGAAATAAATTCAGGAtgaaaaaccttaaaaaaaattaaaaagaaaataatgtttacaatACATCATTGTACTACTTAATAATGTCCTTATGGTATCTGTTGGTGTCCAGTAGATACCATCATGTAATCCACAAGTtagcaaaggtttttttttattagtctttGGTGTCTTAGACCTTACAAGCAACCAATCGAAGGCAGAAGATTACCAGTAGAGACCAAAAGGGACCATTAAAACCAATAAGATTCTCAGTACAACCATTAACAAACCAC
Coding sequences within:
- the coil gene encoding coilin, with amino-acid sequence MSQLFLRLTSNMAASSVNAVRVRLYFDYPPPCMPDCRMSWLLVDLNKCRVVADLCSVIREKFDYSRKTALDLFIENCFLPPAESIYVVRDNDSIRVKVSSVPCEYAGKKRRREEEGSLQAPTKKTREEAGEANGVTPPAGVKKKKQKEKKKKPDESVEAYKSELPSAKSQTDKNNKKASATSVLTNGNAISSDSSEEVTQKPSQSKFKHAASKRPASRKSSSSKSSSSEEENVRGQKSPKPSTSLKTRPGTKTTKEQTSSITPKSTANKTQPSSDSSSSEEEASGAAVKKANAPPKSSSSGKQKSCTVTSKAQPQTVTTSSSSEDDDDDDSRKTSLSGKTSSVQNGGKTVALPQTRPSPSVRHRNEGTIPTSEKPSGKSKISKTQTSSDSSSSSSEDEANKSNPLATPKPVVKNGATQPPSTPVGTTLPDNKDKAENSDSSSDTELVIKKPNPQLMIGLTPRGRGRGFPDRLKGRGGVRGGFGRARGTPWKQNFHYNYDNGDQRKQKEFQTNRSLVLQNPPEPAPQRDYSALPLLAAPPAVGQKIVFKLLELNENYSPEVSDYKEAKIIGFNHSTNMVELELLTRSHVRTEPGKFDLVYENPDGSERVEYAITMGSQLTERWESLLEPRLIVQNTE